A DNA window from Gillisia sp. Hel1_33_143 contains the following coding sequences:
- a CDS encoding DUF6503 family protein yields the protein MKNLLLVLSLVFFISSCQDKKEEITAQEIIDKTIEKSGGANYKKATIEFKFREHTYKSVRNGGEYRLERTTVDSTGTFVDVLSNTGFERLRGDSLVKVQDSMALRIGSSVNSVHYFANLPYGLNDRAVNKQLAGETIIKGEPYYQLKITFQQDGGGEDHHDEFMYWIHKDNFTVDYLAYKFHGSERGIRFRVVYNPRVIEGIRFVDYENYSVEDFNIDLRDLGKMYENGALEFVSNIENENVQVQIRK from the coding sequence ATGAAAAACCTACTTTTAGTCCTTTCTTTAGTGTTCTTTATTTCCTCATGTCAAGATAAAAAAGAAGAGATCACTGCTCAAGAGATCATCGATAAAACTATTGAGAAGTCCGGAGGAGCCAATTACAAAAAAGCTACTATCGAGTTCAAATTTAGAGAGCATACTTATAAGAGCGTTAGAAATGGAGGAGAGTATCGCTTAGAGCGTACTACGGTAGATTCTACAGGAACTTTTGTAGATGTGTTGAGCAATACAGGTTTCGAACGTTTAAGGGGAGATTCTTTGGTGAAGGTGCAGGATTCTATGGCGCTAAGAATTGGGAGTAGTGTAAATTCTGTTCATTACTTCGCAAATCTTCCGTACGGCCTTAATGACAGAGCTGTTAATAAACAACTTGCCGGAGAAACTATAATAAAAGGAGAGCCATATTATCAGCTAAAAATTACTTTTCAGCAAGATGGAGGAGGAGAAGATCATCATGATGAATTTATGTATTGGATACATAAAGATAATTTTACGGTAGATTATCTAGCGTATAAATTTCATGGGTCTGAACGCGGAATTAGATTTAGAGTAGTTTACAATCCGCGAGTTATAGAAGGTATTCGTTTTGTGGATTATGAGAATTATAGTGTAGAAGATTTTAATATAGATCTTAGAGACCTTGGTAAGATGTACGAAAATGGGGCGCTAGAATTTGTGTCAAATATTGAAAATGAGAATGTTCAAGTACAAATTAGAAAATGA
- the smpB gene encoding SsrA-binding protein SmpB, translating into MKNNINIKNKKAKFEYEFLDKYIAGIKLAGTEIKAIRLGKASITESFCEFQNHELFVINMHVEEYSHATHFNHNPKSERKLLLQKRELRKLEKEVKNSGLTIIPLKVFINDRGLAKMQISLAKGKKLYDKRETIKDRESKRRLDRIKKDFN; encoded by the coding sequence ATGAAGAATAACATCAACATAAAGAATAAGAAAGCTAAGTTTGAATATGAATTTCTGGATAAATATATTGCAGGAATCAAATTGGCAGGAACAGAGATAAAAGCTATCAGATTAGGAAAAGCTTCTATTACAGAAAGTTTTTGCGAGTTTCAAAATCACGAACTCTTTGTTATTAACATGCATGTGGAGGAATATTCTCATGCCACCCACTTCAATCATAACCCTAAGAGCGAGCGTAAATTGTTACTTCAAAAACGTGAATTAAGAAAACTCGAAAAAGAGGTTAAGAATTCTGGTTTAACGATTATTCCGCTTAAAGTCTTTATTAACGACCGCGGACTTGCAAAAATGCAGATAAGTCTTGCAAAAGGTAAAAAGTTATATGACAAGCGAGAGACCATTAAAGATCGCGAAAGCAAACGTAGGCTAGACCGAATTAAAAAAGATTTTAACTAA
- a CDS encoding DUF5686 and carboxypeptidase regulatory-like domain-containing protein — MIWKLRILFVLLFISNLSFSQVSGTVTDKNGETLPYVNIYTEDGLFGTTTNEDGKFQINIDKTGTYNIVFQFLGYETLRKTVSIKELPLILDATLQETTTNLEEVTINSKENPANKIIKQAIENRNKNLARLEQYTANYYSRGLWRIKNAPEKILGQEVGDLGGGLDSTRSGIVYLSETISNIAFKAPDDFKETILASKVSGDDNGFSLNSARESEFSFYKNTIDLNAKIVSPIADYAFNYYTYKLEGIFYADTGQLINKIMVQPKRPNDRVFSGYIYIVDNSWQIFGVELDTTGEAIQFSPIERLTFTQNFKYSEENKFWIKISQTVDFSFAMFGISGDGRFTAVYSNYNFTPQFEKSSFSREVMSFAEKANKKDSLFWKSLRPVPLTDEELTDYVRKDSIQILKTSKKYLDSVDTAQNSFNISNLAFGYSYANSYKKQRFSISSPLFGTHFNTVQGWNTNVTISYRKEQQENSGKYWRLKTQLNYGFSEDKLRYTAEFQQKFNNFSKPVLSISGGIETAETNDTNPISTRMNDITSLFFERNYLKLYQRKFGKIAWQQEVFNGLEIQTDLSFQDRSALLNTTDQYWVTNDDVQYTSNNPLQPDNFDSKPFLDHHIFKFNLAGKINFDQNYMSYPDGKYNISSNKYPTLYLGYEKGFAADISNYNYDQFKFWILQDLELGNKGSFGYSIKGGTFINAEAIAFVDYRHFDGNQTRIGNGSYLNKYNLLPYYQLSTNNNYLEAHAEHNFKGFILGKLPLLNKLNYNLVIGAHLLATKDNNPYTEYSAGLNNLGFGKYRFLRLDYVVSNFNGQQEGAFIFGLKFLGIFE; from the coding sequence ATGATCTGGAAATTACGCATCTTATTTGTGCTCTTATTTATCTCTAATCTTAGCTTTTCTCAAGTTTCGGGCACCGTTACAGACAAGAATGGAGAAACCCTGCCATATGTTAATATATATACTGAAGATGGCCTATTTGGAACTACCACCAACGAAGATGGAAAATTTCAGATAAACATAGACAAAACTGGCACCTATAATATTGTATTTCAGTTCCTGGGCTATGAAACGCTTAGAAAAACTGTATCAATAAAAGAGTTACCACTTATATTAGATGCTACCCTTCAAGAAACTACTACCAATCTTGAAGAAGTTACTATCAATTCAAAAGAAAATCCTGCAAATAAGATCATAAAGCAGGCTATAGAGAATCGCAATAAAAATCTGGCCAGATTAGAACAATATACCGCTAATTACTATTCTCGAGGTTTATGGCGTATTAAGAATGCTCCCGAAAAAATCCTAGGCCAAGAAGTAGGAGATCTTGGGGGAGGTTTGGACTCTACCCGCAGTGGCATAGTCTATCTTAGTGAAACTATTTCTAATATTGCATTTAAAGCGCCAGATGATTTTAAAGAAACTATCCTCGCATCTAAAGTTAGTGGAGATGATAATGGCTTTAGCCTTAACTCTGCCAGAGAATCTGAATTTTCTTTTTATAAGAACACTATAGACCTCAACGCTAAAATAGTATCTCCAATTGCAGATTATGCTTTTAATTACTACACCTATAAATTAGAAGGTATCTTTTATGCTGATACCGGACAATTGATCAATAAAATTATGGTACAACCAAAAAGACCTAATGACAGGGTTTTCTCCGGATACATTTATATCGTAGATAATTCTTGGCAGATCTTTGGGGTAGAACTGGATACTACGGGAGAAGCCATCCAATTTTCGCCTATAGAGCGACTTACCTTCACTCAAAATTTCAAATATTCTGAAGAGAACAAGTTCTGGATAAAGATCTCGCAAACGGTAGATTTTAGTTTTGCAATGTTCGGAATTTCCGGAGATGGAAGATTTACCGCGGTATACAGTAATTACAACTTCACCCCTCAGTTTGAAAAGAGCAGCTTTTCTAGAGAAGTAATGTCTTTTGCAGAAAAGGCTAATAAAAAGGACTCTTTGTTTTGGAAAAGCTTAAGACCCGTGCCCCTTACAGATGAAGAACTTACAGATTATGTAAGAAAAGACAGCATACAAATATTAAAAACCTCTAAAAAATACTTGGACTCTGTAGACACTGCACAAAACAGCTTCAATATTTCTAATCTAGCTTTTGGCTACAGTTATGCCAACTCTTATAAAAAACAGCGATTTAGTATATCTTCTCCCTTATTTGGCACTCATTTTAATACCGTGCAGGGATGGAATACGAATGTGACTATAAGTTATAGAAAAGAACAGCAGGAGAATTCTGGAAAGTACTGGAGACTTAAGACTCAACTTAACTATGGATTTAGTGAAGATAAACTTAGATATACCGCGGAGTTTCAACAAAAATTCAACAATTTCAGCAAACCAGTGCTAAGTATCTCAGGTGGAATTGAAACTGCAGAGACCAATGACACCAATCCAATTTCAACAAGAATGAATGATATTACAAGTTTATTCTTTGAGAGAAATTACCTTAAACTATATCAACGTAAATTTGGAAAGATTGCCTGGCAACAAGAAGTCTTTAACGGACTAGAAATTCAAACAGATCTTAGCTTTCAAGATAGATCTGCCTTGCTAAATACTACAGATCAATATTGGGTTACTAATGATGATGTGCAATATACCTCTAACAACCCGTTACAACCCGATAATTTTGACTCAAAACCATTTCTAGATCATCATATTTTTAAATTTAATTTGGCTGGTAAGATCAATTTCGATCAGAATTATATGAGCTATCCGGACGGAAAATATAATATTTCTTCCAATAAATATCCTACTCTGTATTTAGGTTACGAAAAAGGATTTGCTGCAGATATCTCAAATTACAATTATGATCAGTTCAAATTCTGGATCCTTCAAGATCTAGAACTAGGCAATAAAGGGTCTTTTGGGTATAGCATAAAAGGAGGAACTTTTATAAATGCGGAAGCTATAGCTTTTGTAGATTACAGACATTTTGATGGTAACCAAACGCGTATTGGAAACGGTTCTTACCTCAACAAATACAACCTATTACCTTATTATCAATTAAGTACCAATAACAACTATTTAGAAGCACATGCAGAGCATAATTTTAAAGGGTTTATCTTAGGAAAGCTCCCTTTATTAAATAAATTGAATTACAATTTGGTGATCGGGGCGCACTTGCTTGCTACCAAAGACAATAATCCTTATACAGAATATTCTGCAGGCTTAAATAATCTAGGCTTTGGAAAATACAGATTTCTACGATTAGACTATGTGGTCTCTAATTTTAATGGGCAACAAGAAGGTGCTTTTATCTTTGGGCTGAAATTCTTGGGTATTTTTGAATAG
- a CDS encoding protein-L-isoaspartate(D-aspartate) O-methyltransferase, with translation MLRDTFKHKGKRQQLAAIVEAKGVKDAKVLEAIRTIPRHLFMDSSFEDHAYQDKAFPIAADQTISQPYTVGFQSELLEIKKGDMVLEIGTGSGYQTAVLCELGAKVYSIERQRELYRKTKLFLSKIGYRPKHLSFGDGYKGWPEYAPFDKIIVTAGAPYVPKPLLAQLKVGGRLVIPVGDKVQVMTLFIRKSAKEFEKREFGDFRFVPLLEDRN, from the coding sequence TTGCTAAGAGATACATTTAAACATAAAGGGAAAAGACAACAGTTAGCTGCCATAGTGGAGGCAAAGGGAGTTAAGGATGCTAAAGTCTTGGAAGCTATAAGAACTATCCCCAGGCATTTATTTATGGATAGTAGTTTTGAAGACCATGCCTATCAAGACAAGGCCTTTCCAATAGCTGCAGATCAAACCATCTCACAACCCTATACCGTAGGATTTCAGTCTGAACTTTTAGAGATCAAGAAAGGAGATATGGTGTTGGAAATTGGTACCGGAAGCGGATACCAAACAGCGGTTCTTTGTGAACTTGGAGCAAAAGTTTATAGTATAGAGCGGCAGCGAGAACTTTATAGAAAAACAAAATTATTTCTTTCTAAAATTGGATACAGGCCAAAGCATTTAAGTTTTGGAGATGGCTACAAAGGATGGCCAGAATATGCTCCTTTTGATAAGATAATTGTTACAGCAGGTGCACCCTATGTACCAAAGCCATTATTAGCTCAATTAAAAGTAGGAGGTAGGTTAGTGATCCCTGTTGGAGATAAGGTACAGGTAATGACTCTTTTTATTAGAAAATCTGCAAAAGAGTTTGAAAAAAGAGAGTTTGGAGATTTTAGATTTGTTCCGCTTTTGGAGGATAGAAATTAG
- a CDS encoding Gfo/Idh/MocA family protein, which translates to MLKAGVFGAGHLGKIHLKLLQESSKYELVGFYDDNKELAAKVEQEFGYKSFNSPEELLALVDVIDVVTPTNAHFKVAKEVISAGKHLFIEKPITSTYAEAEELIALAKKHKVKGQVGHVERFNPAFRAIKDKIEQPMFIEAHRLAEFNPRGTDVPVVLDLMIHDIDVILSVVKSEVKDVYASGVSVISETPDIANARIQFENGCVANLTASRISLKNMRKARFFQRDAYISVDFLERNCEVVKMKDAPETPDDFAMILQNAEGIKKQIYFDNPRVEEHNAILDELETFADAINNDTTPIVSLEQGAEALRIANMVIDSFKK; encoded by the coding sequence ATGCTTAAAGCTGGAGTATTTGGTGCCGGACACCTAGGAAAGATCCACTTAAAACTTCTTCAAGAATCTTCTAAATATGAGTTGGTTGGTTTTTATGATGATAATAAAGAACTAGCCGCGAAAGTGGAACAGGAATTTGGATATAAAAGTTTTAATTCTCCAGAAGAGCTACTAGCACTAGTAGATGTTATAGATGTTGTTACACCCACAAACGCTCATTTTAAAGTTGCTAAAGAGGTAATTTCTGCCGGGAAGCATCTTTTTATAGAGAAACCTATTACCTCCACTTATGCAGAAGCCGAAGAACTTATAGCTTTAGCAAAAAAGCATAAGGTAAAAGGCCAAGTTGGGCATGTAGAAAGATTTAACCCTGCCTTTAGAGCGATTAAAGATAAAATAGAGCAACCTATGTTCATTGAAGCACATAGATTGGCAGAATTCAATCCTCGTGGAACCGACGTGCCGGTGGTTTTAGATCTTATGATTCATGATATTGACGTTATTTTAAGTGTAGTAAAATCTGAAGTGAAAGATGTTTATGCCAGTGGAGTTTCTGTAATAAGTGAAACTCCGGATATAGCAAACGCCAGAATTCAGTTTGAAAATGGATGTGTTGCCAATTTAACGGCTAGTAGAATTTCTTTAAAGAATATGAGAAAAGCGCGCTTCTTTCAGCGTGATGCTTACATTTCTGTAGATTTCTTAGAGCGAAACTGTGAGGTGGTAAAGATGAAGGATGCACCGGAAACACCAGATGATTTTGCCATGATCTTACAAAATGCTGAAGGTATCAAAAAGCAGATCTATTTTGACAACCCTAGGGTTGAAGAGCACAATGCTATTTTAGATGAGTTAGAAACCTTTGCAGATGCCATAAATAACGATACAACTCCCATAGTAAGTTTAGAACAGGGTGCAGAAGCATTGCGTATTGCCAATATGGTTATAGATAGTTTTAAAAAATAA
- a CDS encoding 3-hydroxyacyl-CoA dehydrogenase family protein has product MKNIAVIGAGTMGNGIAHTFAQFGYKVNLIDISKESLQKGLDTISKNLDRMVSKEKISENEKAETLNNISTFIDIPSGVKDVDLIVEAATENVDLKLKIFKQLDINCSKDTILASNTSSISITQIAAEVSYPERVIGMHFMNPVPVMKLVEIIRGYNTSDKVTKDIMELSEKLNKVPVEVNDYPGFVANRILMPMINEAIETLYNDVAGVYEIDTVMKLGMAHPMGPLQLADFIGLDVCLSILEVMYNGFKNPKYAPCPLLVNMVRAGKLGAKSGEGFYDYSESRKAEKVSAQFI; this is encoded by the coding sequence ATGAAAAATATAGCAGTAATAGGAGCCGGAACCATGGGTAACGGTATTGCACATACGTTTGCACAATTTGGATATAAAGTTAACCTTATAGATATTTCTAAAGAAAGTCTTCAAAAAGGCTTGGATACCATTTCTAAGAATCTAGACAGAATGGTTTCTAAAGAGAAGATCTCTGAAAATGAAAAAGCTGAAACTTTAAATAACATTTCAACTTTTATAGATATACCTAGTGGCGTTAAAGATGTAGATCTTATTGTAGAAGCAGCTACAGAAAATGTAGATCTTAAATTAAAGATCTTTAAGCAGCTAGACATTAACTGTTCTAAAGACACTATTCTAGCCAGTAATACTTCTTCGATCTCTATTACCCAGATCGCAGCAGAGGTTTCTTATCCGGAAAGAGTTATTGGAATGCACTTTATGAATCCAGTACCGGTTATGAAATTGGTAGAGATCATTAGAGGGTATAATACTTCAGATAAAGTAACGAAAGATATTATGGAGCTTTCAGAAAAATTGAATAAAGTTCCGGTAGAAGTAAATGATTATCCTGGATTTGTAGCCAATAGAATTTTAATGCCAATGATAAACGAGGCAATAGAGACCTTGTATAATGATGTTGCCGGAGTATATGAAATAGATACGGTAATGAAGTTAGGAATGGCACACCCAATGGGTCCCTTACAACTTGCAGATTTTATAGGTTTAGATGTATGTCTTTCTATTTTAGAAGTAATGTACAACGGCTTTAAAAATCCAAAATATGCACCATGCCCATTATTGGTAAATATGGTGAGAGCCGGAAAATTAGGAGCGAAATCTGGTGAAGGTTTCTACGATTATTCCGAGAGCAGAAAGGCTGAAAAAGTATCAGCTCAATTTATATAA
- a CDS encoding DUF1015 domain-containing protein, whose translation MTKIIPFRAVRPTSDKAGLVASRPYEDYSIGELTAQLEYNPYSFLHIINPGYKFQHEITGEKRFQLVKNRYLEFKEEEIFTRDETPCYYLYKIIARSQVFCGIIAAASVEDYKNNLIKKHEDTIEYRETLFKDYLKVVGFNTEPVLLTYPDSEVINNILAQAMKEIPEYEFTTHNKETHYLWKIDDEINVNKIKAEFETMPHLYIADGHHRSASSCLLANESMQANPEHTGEESYNYFMSYLIAESNLKIYEYSRMVTDLNGLSKEEFLMQLDEWFRIENRNFETYAPTSKHHFNMYLDGEFYSLYLRKTGYEFTDSLSTLDTNILYEKILKPILGIIDLRNDSRIAYIHGKNDLIEMKSQVDNGTFAVGFGMLPLTIEEIKKVADEGLIMPPKSTYIEPKLRSGLTIYEF comes from the coding sequence TTGACCAAGATCATTCCCTTTAGAGCAGTTCGCCCTACCAGTGACAAGGCAGGACTCGTTGCATCAAGACCGTATGAAGATTATAGCATAGGCGAACTTACGGCGCAATTGGAATACAATCCATATTCTTTTTTACATATTATCAATCCCGGATATAAATTTCAGCATGAAATAACAGGAGAAAAAAGATTTCAATTGGTTAAGAATCGCTATCTCGAGTTTAAAGAAGAGGAGATATTTACCAGAGATGAAACTCCGTGCTATTATCTCTACAAGATTATTGCTAGAAGTCAGGTATTTTGCGGAATTATAGCTGCAGCAAGTGTAGAAGATTATAAGAACAACCTTATAAAAAAGCACGAAGACACTATAGAATACAGAGAAACACTTTTTAAAGATTATCTAAAAGTAGTAGGATTTAATACGGAGCCGGTATTGCTTACGTATCCAGATTCTGAGGTTATCAATAATATTCTGGCACAGGCTATGAAGGAGATCCCGGAATATGAGTTTACTACCCATAATAAGGAAACTCATTACCTGTGGAAAATAGATGATGAAATTAATGTAAATAAGATAAAGGCAGAATTTGAAACGATGCCACATCTGTATATAGCAGATGGCCACCATAGAAGTGCTTCTTCTTGCTTATTGGCAAATGAATCTATGCAAGCCAATCCTGAGCATACCGGGGAAGAGAGCTATAATTATTTTATGAGCTATCTAATTGCAGAGAGCAATTTAAAGATCTATGAGTATAGTAGGATGGTTACAGACCTTAATGGGTTGAGTAAAGAAGAATTCCTTATGCAGCTAGATGAATGGTTTAGAATTGAGAACAGGAATTTTGAGACCTATGCGCCTACGAGCAAGCATCACTTCAATATGTATCTAGATGGCGAATTTTACTCGCTATATCTTAGAAAAACAGGATATGAATTTACAGACTCCTTAAGCACTTTGGATACTAATATTTTATATGAAAAGATCTTAAAACCTATTTTGGGAATTATAGATCTTAGAAATGATAGTAGGATTGCCTATATTCACGGAAAGAATGATCTTATAGAAATGAAATCTCAGGTAGATAATGGAACCTTTGCCGTTGGCTTTGGAATGCTACCACTCACTATAGAAGAAATAAAGAAAGTTGCAGATGAAGGTCTTATTATGCCTCCTAAAAGCACCTATATAGAACCTAAATTAAGAAGCGGACTTACCATCTATGAGTTTTAA
- a CDS encoding YggS family pyridoxal phosphate-dependent enzyme has translation MSISENIKQYKEELGDVSLVAISKTKPNEDLEEAYNAGQRIFGENKIQEMTDKWEALPKDIEWHMVGHVQRNKVKYMAPYIALIHAVDSLKLLKEINKEAKKNERTIKCLLQIKIADEDSKFGISKDEAKEILDSEAFAKFENVEVSGLMGMATFTDDMDQVKKEFSYLHSVFTEFQQTYPKMKTLSMGMSGDYQLAVECGSTMVRIGSAIFGERNYN, from the coding sequence ATGAGCATTTCAGAAAATATAAAACAATATAAAGAAGAACTTGGTGATGTTTCCTTGGTAGCCATTTCCAAGACTAAACCAAATGAAGATCTGGAAGAAGCTTATAATGCAGGGCAACGCATTTTTGGTGAAAACAAGATCCAGGAAATGACAGATAAATGGGAAGCCTTGCCAAAAGATATAGAATGGCACATGGTTGGCCACGTGCAGCGCAACAAGGTAAAGTATATGGCGCCTTACATTGCTCTTATTCATGCTGTAGACAGCTTAAAGCTTCTTAAAGAGATTAATAAAGAAGCTAAAAAGAACGAACGTACCATAAAATGTTTGCTTCAGATAAAAATAGCCGATGAAGATTCTAAATTTGGGATCTCAAAAGATGAAGCTAAAGAGATCTTAGATTCTGAAGCTTTTGCAAAATTTGAAAATGTTGAGGTTAGCGGATTAATGGGTATGGCAACCTTTACCGATGATATGGATCAGGTTAAAAAAGAGTTTTCATATTTACATTCTGTTTTTACAGAATTCCAGCAAACGTATCCAAAGATGAAGACCTTATCTATGGGGATGAGTGGAGATTATCAGTTGGCAGTAGAATGTGGCAGCACTATGGTTAGAATAGGAAGTGCTATTTTTGGAGAGAGAAATTATAATTAA
- a CDS encoding exonuclease domain-containing protein, whose amino-acid sequence MYAILDIETTGGKYNEEGITEIAIYKFDGHTVIDQFISLVNPEQPIQPFVVGLTGINNDMLRNAPKFYEVAKRIVEITKDCIVVAHNAKFDHRILRLEFRRLGFDYERKTLCTVELSKKLIPGQTSYSLGKLVRALGIPLSDRHRANGDAQATVKLFKMLLAKDSQKEILKESVKNEPSKQLDTKLVQLLEELPAITGVYYLHNSDGDIIYIGKSKNIRKKVNQHFTNDNLKAKELQKEVAAVSFEATGNELIALLKENEEVKQNKPKYNKTSNKPIFSYALYQFVDEKGYINLKIARADARKSNVTTFSNMQQAKSTLRNMISSYNLCDRLCGLELGTGKCFGYTIKNCHGACIDLESPLDYNARVRELIEIYSYKDQNMLVVDRGREVDEKSALLVENGEFKGVGYFNLNYQLNNLEIVRSIITPMKNDRDVRHIIQSYLRRNKKLKIIQLQTND is encoded by the coding sequence TTGTACGCAATATTAGACATAGAAACCACCGGCGGGAAGTATAATGAAGAAGGAATTACCGAAATTGCCATTTATAAATTTGATGGGCATACGGTAATAGATCAATTTATTAGTCTTGTAAACCCGGAGCAACCCATACAACCTTTTGTAGTAGGACTTACCGGTATAAATAACGATATGTTGCGCAATGCACCCAAATTCTATGAGGTAGCAAAACGCATTGTAGAGATCACTAAGGATTGTATTGTGGTAGCCCATAATGCCAAATTTGATCATAGAATACTAAGATTAGAATTTAGACGTCTTGGTTTTGATTATGAGCGTAAAACGCTTTGTACTGTAGAATTATCTAAAAAGCTTATTCCGGGTCAGACGTCTTATAGCCTTGGAAAACTTGTGAGAGCTTTGGGAATTCCATTAAGTGACAGGCATCGCGCAAATGGAGATGCGCAGGCAACAGTGAAATTATTCAAAATGTTGCTGGCTAAAGATTCTCAAAAAGAGATCTTAAAAGAATCGGTTAAAAATGAACCTTCAAAGCAATTAGACACAAAACTTGTTCAGTTATTAGAAGAACTTCCTGCAATAACCGGGGTATATTATCTTCACAATAGTGATGGAGACATTATTTATATTGGTAAGAGCAAGAATATCCGCAAAAAAGTAAATCAGCATTTTACCAACGATAATCTTAAGGCAAAAGAACTCCAAAAAGAAGTTGCAGCGGTAAGCTTTGAAGCTACCGGTAATGAACTTATAGCTCTCCTTAAAGAAAATGAAGAGGTAAAACAGAATAAACCAAAATATAATAAGACTTCTAACAAACCTATTTTTAGCTACGCCCTCTATCAATTTGTTGATGAGAAAGGTTATATCAACCTAAAGATTGCAAGAGCAGATGCCAGAAAGAGTAATGTTACCACTTTTTCTAATATGCAGCAGGCAAAATCTACGCTTAGAAACATGATCTCCTCTTACAATCTATGTGATAGATTATGCGGCTTGGAGCTAGGAACCGGGAAATGTTTTGGATACACCATAAAGAATTGTCATGGTGCCTGTATAGATCTAGAATCGCCATTAGACTATAATGCACGGGTAAGAGAACTTATAGAAATATATAGTTATAAAGATCAAAACATGCTGGTGGTAGACCGTGGCCGTGAGGTAGATGAAAAAAGCGCCTTGCTTGTGGAAAATGGAGAATTTAAAGGTGTAGGATATTTCAATTTGAATTACCAACTGAATAACCTCGAAATTGTGAGGTCTATAATAACTCCTATGAAAAATGACAGGGATGTACGTCATATCATTCAGAGTTATTTAAGAAGGAACAAGAAACTTAAGATCATCCAACTGCAAACAAATGACTAA